The genomic window GTGCAGGGGGTCGGCACCTTTGACGCCATGACCAACCTGCCCGCCGGGTTGCGTGCCGAGCTGGAGAGCGAGTATCAGCTCAACCCCTTCCGCGACATCGAAACCGTGCGGAGCCACGACGGCTCGGTCAAATATCTGTTCACCCTCAACGACGGGCGGCAGATGGAAGCGGTGTACATGCCTTACCTCGACCGCAAGACCATCTGCGTCTCGACGATGGTGGGTTGCCCGGCCCGCTGCGCCTTTTGCGCCACCGGCAAGATGGGCTTCGGGCGCAACCTGACCCCCGGCGAAATCGTGGGGCAGGTGCTGGCGGTGGCCGGGGGCGAGGGCATTTCCCCGCGCGAAATTCGCAACCTGGTGTTCATGGGCATGGGCGAGGCGCTGCTCAACTACGAAAACAGCATGGCCGCCGCCCGCGTGCTGCTGCACCCCGACGCCCTGGGCATGAGCAAACGCCGCGTGACCCTCTCCACCGTGGGCATCGCCAAGGGCATTCGCCGCCTCGCCGAGGAAGACGACCTCGGCATCAAGCTGGCAATCAGCCTCCACGCCCCCGACGAAGAAACGCGACAGCAGATCATCCCGACCGGGGCGGCCAATTCCATCGAGGAAATCATGGCGGCGGCCCGCGACTATCAAGCGGTGACCGGGCGCCGCGTGACGATGGAATACACCATGCTGCGCGGCGTCAACGACCACCTCTGGCAGGCCGAACTGCTCGCCGACCGCCTGGACGGCCTGGTGAGTCACGTCAACCTGATTCCCATGAACCCCTGGGACGGCTCGGATTTCGTGTCCAGCAGCGAGGAGCAGATTCAGGCCTTTTACGACGCCCTGCAAGACCGAGGCGTGGACGTGTCGGTGCGGCGCTCGCGCGGCAAGGACGCCGGGGCCGCCTGCGGCCAGCTCGCGCTGCGGCGTCCCGGCGCGCGGACCGGAGAGGTTGGCGCGGCTTGAAGGGGGCGAAAAGCAACTTTGAGCCTGACCTCTGACCTGGGCCAGCGGTTTTCTACGGGTTCCGTCTGTTCCGTTGACAAACTGGGAAAGCGCCAGTTTGCCAACTGTACGTCCGGAACCCGTTTTTCTCCTTCTCGCTTTGCCCAGATTGAATCACTTCGTGGGCGATTCAATCGGAGTTGGGCCCAGAGGTTTTTTTCCGCGCCGGAGCATGGGAAAATCAAGGCTGAAGAGGCTGCCCCCGCCGCCGCGGTCCGGCGCAGTAAGGGTTGAGCAAGGCCCCAGGCGTCATGCTGTTCCTGCCCGTCTTTTCAGGAGGCTCTATTCATGCTTGTTTCCCCTGACACACCCCGGTTTCTCGCCGCCCGCCTGCTGCTCGGGGCCTGGCTGGCCTGCGGCGCGGGTGCCCAGGCCCAGACCCTGCTCGACACTTCGGCTGCCATCGGGGTGCAAAACACCCTCAACCAGATTCAGCCGGGCGTCACCCAGGTGCCGGGCTCGCTGTCCGTTCAGTTCGACGCCTGCAAAATGGCCCCCGAATCTTGCAAGGACGGCCAGCCCATCGGCGCGGCCCCGGCGCCTGCCACGTCTGGTCAGAGCGCTCAAAATGCTCAGAGTGCCCAGCCAGCCCCATCGCAGGTGGCGCCCGCAGCACCGACAACTCCGACCCAGACCACCCCCACCCCGGCAGGTGAGGCCCCCGCAACTCGGCCCGTGCCCACTGTCGTGCCGCTGACGGCGGAGCAGCAGCAACTCTTGCAGGCGGCGCAGGCCCAGTTCGCCGCCGGACGTTATCCCCAGGCCCGCAACGAGTTTGAGGCGCTCATCGTGCGGAACTACAACAACCCCGAGCCGCATTTCGGGCTGGGGTTGGCGCTCTATCAGCTCGGCGACCTGCGCGGGGCCACGTTCGAGTTCGGGCAGTTCATGCAGTTTGCCCCGCAGCGCTACGAAGGGCCTTACAACCTCGGCGTCATCGCCACCCGTGAGGGCCGCTACCCCGACGCTCTGCGGCTGTACGGCGAAGCGCTGACGCTGGCGCAATCGGCCCCACCCGCTGCTCGGCAGGTGCTGTTGCGGGCACTGGCGACCGAGCAGGGCCGGGTCAAGGACTACGTGGCCCTGGCCGCAACCTACGCCGATCTTCGCGCTGCCGACCCGGAAAACGTCGAGTACATCTTCCGCCATGCCCAGGCGCTTTATCAGGCGGGGCAGGTGGCCGACGCGCTGCCGGTGACCTACGCGGTGCTGGAGCGCAAGCCGAGCAGCCTGCAAGCGGCGCTGCTGCTTGCCGACCTCTACGTGGCCCAGGGCCTGCCCGACCGCGCCGTGCGGGAACTCAGTGCCGCCGCCGCGCGGGTGCTGACCGGCACCGACCGGGCGACCCTGCTGCTGCGGCAATCCGACTTGCTGCTTGCCCAGAACAACCTACGCGGCGCTCTGAATGCCGCCAGCGAAGCCCGCCAGGAAGACCGCCGTCTGCCCGCCGCCATTATCCGCGAAGCTGAACTGCTCGCCCAGTTTGGTCAGCGTCCCGCCGCTGTGCGGGCCTACCGCGACGCGCTGGCGCTCACGCCCAAGTCGGCCCCGATTCAGGCCGCGCTCGCCGCGCTGTATCTGGAAGGCAACCAGTACCCGGAAGCGGCCCAGGCCGCGCAGCAAGCACTCAAGCTCACGCCCGACGCGAGCACCCGGGCGCGGGCGTTGTACGTGCAGGGCGTGGTCGCCTACCGTCAGGGCCAGTACACCCAGGCGCGTACCGCGCTCAATTCCAGCGTGCTCGCCGTGCCCGACGCCGACAGCCTGCTGTGGCTGGGCCTGAGCTACTACGCGCTCAAGGACTACGCCTCGGCGGTGCCGGTCCTGAGCGAGAGCGTGCGCCTGCGTCCCACCCCCGCCGCCCGGCAAAACCTCGCCGCCGCCCTGCTCGCCACCGCCCGCTACGCCGAGGCCGAGGCGCTGCTGCGCGGACTCGTGACCGATGAAGTCAAGAACGCTGAGGGCTGGTACCTGCTGGGGCTCTCGCAGCGGGCCCAGCAGCGTCCGGACGACGCCCGGCAGTCCTTCAAGACCGCCGCCGGCCTCGGCAGCGCGCGCGCCAAGGACGCCCTCAAATGACCCGCGCCCGGACCCCCTCACCCGGACGCCCTTCCCCCCGCCGTCCGCGTCGCCCTGCCGGTCCGCGCCGCTGGCCCGAACTGGTGGCCGCCACCCTGGTCCTCGCCCTGGGCGTGGGCCTGGGCAGTTTGCTGCTCGGCGAACGGCGCGCCCCCGCTGAGCCGGTGGGCGCGCCGCAGCCGACCACGTCCATTCCGGTGTCTCCCGGCGCTGTGGTGGCCGATGGGTCGCCGCAAACCGCCGCGCCTGCCCAGGCCCAGACGACAGCGGGCAAGATTCCGCCAGCCCCGGCGGCGCCCCCCGCGCCCAAGATTCCCCCCCCCGTCCTGCCGGAGCCGCGCCGGATGCCGGCCCCACCGACGCCTCCCCGTCCGGTGGAAGAAACGACGACTGCGGCCTCTCCCATC from Deinococcus radiodurans R1 = ATCC 13939 = DSM 20539 includes these protein-coding regions:
- the rlmN gene encoding 23S rRNA (adenine(2503)-C(2))-methyltransferase RlmN; amino-acid sequence: MPLLLDLHPDHYPLEGFRRKQLLEWVFVQGVGTFDAMTNLPAGLRAELESEYQLNPFRDIETVRSHDGSVKYLFTLNDGRQMEAVYMPYLDRKTICVSTMVGCPARCAFCATGKMGFGRNLTPGEIVGQVLAVAGGEGISPREIRNLVFMGMGEALLNYENSMAAARVLLHPDALGMSKRRVTLSTVGIAKGIRRLAEEDDLGIKLAISLHAPDEETRQQIIPTGAANSIEEIMAAARDYQAVTGRRVTMEYTMLRGVNDHLWQAELLADRLDGLVSHVNLIPMNPWDGSDFVSSSEEQIQAFYDALQDRGVDVSVRRSRGKDAGAACGQLALRRPGARTGEVGAA
- a CDS encoding tetratricopeptide repeat protein, whose product is MLVSPDTPRFLAARLLLGAWLACGAGAQAQTLLDTSAAIGVQNTLNQIQPGVTQVPGSLSVQFDACKMAPESCKDGQPIGAAPAPATSGQSAQNAQSAQPAPSQVAPAAPTTPTQTTPTPAGEAPATRPVPTVVPLTAEQQQLLQAAQAQFAAGRYPQARNEFEALIVRNYNNPEPHFGLGLALYQLGDLRGATFEFGQFMQFAPQRYEGPYNLGVIATREGRYPDALRLYGEALTLAQSAPPAARQVLLRALATEQGRVKDYVALAATYADLRAADPENVEYIFRHAQALYQAGQVADALPVTYAVLERKPSSLQAALLLADLYVAQGLPDRAVRELSAAAARVLTGTDRATLLLRQSDLLLAQNNLRGALNAASEARQEDRRLPAAIIREAELLAQFGQRPAAVRAYRDALALTPKSAPIQAALAALYLEGNQYPEAAQAAQQALKLTPDASTRARALYVQGVVAYRQGQYTQARTALNSSVLAVPDADSLLWLGLSYYALKDYASAVPVLSESVRLRPTPAARQNLAAALLATARYAEAEALLRGLVTDEVKNAEGWYLLGLSQRAQQRPDDARQSFKTAAGLGSARAKDALK